In Maridesulfovibrio ferrireducens, the genomic stretch ACTGGCCCGCTTTTGCGTAGTTCGTCCGGCAGAGCTCCATTAGTAAGCTTTTTGCTTAACCGGGTTTCCTTGCCTTCGCGTCCATGCACAAACATCTCAACCGAATCGACTCCTTTGTTCATGAGACGCATTCCAAGGCCGGGGTTGCTCATGCTTTCCAGATTGTCTGTCGTATATTTTTTTGCTTGGCTGAGATCAAACGGGATGCCTTTATCTCGAATTGATATTATTAACTGATCTCTTTCAACAAAAAACTCCAGATGAATACGTTCTTCTTCTCCCGGTGTTCCTGAAAAGTGGTCCACAGCATTTGAGGTGGCCTCTTCTACAGCCAATTGCAGATTATAGTTGGTTGTTTCGTCAAAGGAAAGGATTTGGCCCAGCTGCTCGACGCATTTAACTGCCGAACGAATCATTATACGGTGAACAGGGATGCTTAGTTGGGCTAGAAATAGTTTTGGTGTCGAAGTTATACTTGTCATATTCTTATATCGCTTGGGCTTGCTTCTAGAGTGTGAGTACTCCAATCTGTTTTTCTTATGGTAAGTAAAAGCAACATTAAGCATATAATATTCAATTATCAAGTATAGTTATAATAAATATATTATTACAATTTTATATGGTTTGGATGTTTGGAGTGTGGCTATAATTTGGGTAGTAGTGACTATTTCGCCGTAACTTTATCATCTATTTTTACAACGAAGGGTGTGTCTTTTTCAGAGGATTGACAGTGGTTCTCTAAAGCTACTATTAAACTTTTAATTGTAATATATATTTTATATTAAACTTAACTAATAAACGTCTAAATTTAAATAGGATTAATTATGGATAGTTTAGGTTTTTTAGAAGTACATGCCGTTGACCATTGCAATCACAATTGCCGTTGGTGTCACAACTATTCTCCTTTTTCTCCTAAAAAAGAATATGAAGCTAAAGATTATTTTGAAGGATTAGATGTTCTGCAAAAAAATAAAGTTATCCCGCAAGTTATTTCTATAATGGGAGGAGAGCCTTTTCTGCATTCCAATCTCACAAAATTCGCATTTCACCTTTTCGAACGATACAGAAAGCGGTTAATGATCACTACGAATGGTTTTTGGCTCTCTATCGAAGCTGTTAAGGCATATGATACTCTTTGGAAAATGATTTCGGTTCTTAAAGTCTCTCGGTATCCAACGATTGAAAAACGTCTTGGCGGTGCTGAAGAAGAAAAAAAAGTTGTAGATTTTATTAAAAAAACTTATCCGCATTTGCATGTAATGTTTCCACAAAAAGCCATTTTTAATAAGCTTGAGTTTTTTGAAAAACCCGTTGAAGTGAAACGATATTGCGGTAATTCTTCTTGTATAGCACTTCTTCCGAATATGAAAATGGCTCGCTGCGGGGCGGGTGCATATGCCCATCTCGCACCTGAAGGGGTGCTGCCTGAAGGATTTAAAAAATGTACACAGATGTTTTATGACTTGCAAAATTTTAAGCCGTCCAGTTTTAAGCTTTGGTATAATCTTTATCCCTTAGAGGCTTGTAGTTATTGCAGTTTTTCAGAAAATGATATCCAAGTTAGCTGGAAAGTTGAGAAGGGGCGGACACCATTTAATGATGATTACGACTTTGAATATTTTTGTAATTTAGGCAAGGCTATGATCATTCAAAATAATATTCCGGCAGCCAAACAGCAAATCCGGTATTTATTTGAGAGGTTTGGGGAAAAAGCAGAGATCTCCGTGTTGGCAGGTATTGCCTCCATTAATTCCGGTAATCTTCAGGAGGGGTTAAGTTCTTTTGCAGAGGCCCTTGAATTAGATTCTGATAATGCTGAAGCTAGAAAATTTTTACATCAAGTGCGTGAGCAAGTAGTTCAAAAATGATCATGTCTCTTAAATATTAATTGGATTCCTACCGGGTTAGCCATAGTAAATAAAAGGTTTATACTCAAATGAGTGTAAACCTTTTTTATTGTTTTTAACTGTATGTTCAATCGGTTCTTTTAATAGTTTCCATCTAGTTTATCAATGACAGAATCAGGGTTTGATGCTTTGACCAGTTTGATGAGAATGCTCTTGTTTATGCGATCTATTTCAATTCCGC encodes the following:
- a CDS encoding radical SAM protein codes for the protein MDSLGFLEVHAVDHCNHNCRWCHNYSPFSPKKEYEAKDYFEGLDVLQKNKVIPQVISIMGGEPFLHSNLTKFAFHLFERYRKRLMITTNGFWLSIEAVKAYDTLWKMISVLKVSRYPTIEKRLGGAEEEKKVVDFIKKTYPHLHVMFPQKAIFNKLEFFEKPVEVKRYCGNSSCIALLPNMKMARCGAGAYAHLAPEGVLPEGFKKCTQMFYDLQNFKPSSFKLWYNLYPLEACSYCSFSENDIQVSWKVEKGRTPFNDDYDFEYFCNLGKAMIIQNNIPAAKQQIRYLFERFGEKAEISVLAGIASINSGNLQEGLSSFAEALELDSDNAEARKFLHQVREQVVQK